GTAGATCGCAAATGGGTCCCTGGACAAACCCTGCGATTTATGATTTTCGATTTGCGATTTGCGATTCAAACTGTTCGATCGTAGCCCGGATGCCGTCTCGCAGGGGCGTTTCGTAGATCGTGGGGATGTGCCGGCGAAACGTGACCGTGTCGAACTCGGCCGGGAAGGGCAGGTCGTTTTGCTTGAACGTGACCTGCGCGCCGGGGCGCAGCGCCCGGATGATGTCCACCACCTCCGCAACTTCCACCGCCTTCGTGTCCAGGTTGAACACGAAGCTGCCGTCGAGCGGCCGCGTCGCGGCGTCGATGAACTGCTGCGCGACGTCGGACGCCCACTGGAACTGCATCGGGCCGCTGAAGCCGATCTCGAACGCCTCGCCCTTCGCCGCGGCGAGCATGGCCTTGGTCGGATCGCTCGTCAGCCCCTGATCCCGCCCCACGCCATACACCGTGAACGGACGCAGCGCGATGCTGCTGATGCTGTTTTCGCGCCAGTACACCTCCGCCGTCCCCTCGTTCGCGCGTTTGTAGACGCCGTAAAGCGTCCGCGGCTTGAGGGGGCTGGCGTCGTCAATGACCGTATCGGCATAATCCTCGGGCGCGCCGTAGACGGCGATGGACGAAGCATAGGCCAGATGGCGAATGCCGGCCGCCCGCGCCGCCTCGAACACGTTCACGGTCCCCACCACGTTCACCTGCGCCCCCAGCACCGGGTTGGCCCGGCAAAACGGCACCTGCAGCGCGGCCAGATGGATGATGTGCGTGACGCCCTGGCGGGTCACCGTATCCACCACCTGCGCGGTGTCCGTGAGGTCGCCCCGGACGTACGAGATGGCCTCCTGCTCGCGGCTCGACAGCAGCATGTCGACCCGATGCCGCGTATCGCTGAGATCGAAGCTGACGACCCGGTGGCCGGCGTGGACGAGATGGCGCAGCGCCCAGGCGCCGATGCACCCCATGGCGCCGGTGACGAGAAATACGGGAGGGGGATTCAAAACGGATTGGGATAAAGGAGGAGTTAGCGATTTCCGAACGGCACCACCAGCGCCAGCCAGGGCAGGACGATCAGGCGATCGACTTCGAAGCCAAAGGGCACCATGCCGCCGTAGTCGATCGAAATCCGCGACGCAATGTAGCGGCCGCCGAACAGGGCGAGGC
This sequence is a window from Rhodothermales bacterium. Protein-coding genes within it:
- a CDS encoding NAD-dependent epimerase/dehydratase family protein — its product is MNPPPVFLVTGAMGCIGAWALRHLVHAGHRVVSFDLSDTRHRVDMLLSSREQEAISYVRGDLTDTAQVVDTVTRQGVTHIIHLAALQVPFCRANPVLGAQVNVVGTVNVFEAARAAGIRHLAYASSIAVYGAPEDYADTVIDDASPLKPRTLYGVYKRANEGTAEVYWRENSISSIALRPFTVYGVGRDQGLTSDPTKAMLAAAKGEAFEIGFSGPMQFQWASDVAQQFIDAATRPLDGSFVFNLDTKAVEVAEVVDIIRALRPGAQVTFKQNDLPFPAEFDTVTFRRHIPTIYETPLRDGIRATIEQFESQIANRKS